In Xiphophorus hellerii strain 12219 chromosome 13, Xiphophorus_hellerii-4.1, whole genome shotgun sequence, the following proteins share a genomic window:
- the cks1b gene encoding cyclin-dependent kinases regulatory subunit 1, whose product MSHKQIYYSDKYDDDKYEYRHVMLPKDIAKRVPKTHLMSETEWRNLGVQQSQGWVHYMIHQPEPHILLFRRPLPNPKS is encoded by the exons ATGTCTCACAAACAGATCTACTACTCTGACAAATATGACGATGACAAATACGAATACAG ACATGTAATGTTGCCCAAAGACATCGCAAAACGTGTACCCAAGACCCACTTGATGTCTGAGACCGAGTGGAGGAACCTGGGGGTCCAGCAGAGCCAGGGATGGGTGCATTACATGATCCATCAACCAG AACCTCACATCTTGCTGTTTCGCCGCCCTCTGCCTAACCCAAAATCTTAA